A stretch of the Solanum dulcamara chromosome 6, daSolDulc1.2, whole genome shotgun sequence genome encodes the following:
- the LOC129892776 gene encoding 36.4 kDa proline-rich protein-like, producing the protein MESSKTKITTLFFIFMLLISSFSPILGCGHCKKHKKKPIITSPPPPPTEGTTTCPIDTIKLGACVDLLGGLVHVGLGNPVVNECCPIIEGLVEIEAAVCLCTTLKLKLLNLNLYVPLALQLLLTCGKTPPPGYTCSL; encoded by the coding sequence atggagtcATCAAAGACCAAAATAACAACTCTTTTTTTCATCTTCATGCTTCTCATTTCTTCATTTTCTCCTATTCTTGGATGTGGCCATTGCAAAAAACACAAGAAAAAGCCCATTATAACTagtccaccaccaccaccaacagaGGGTACTACTACTTGCCCAATTGATACTATTAAGCTTGGGGCTTGTGTTGATCTTCTTGGTGGGCTTGTTCATGTTGGGCTTGGTAATCCTGTTGTTAATGAATGTTGTCCAATTATTGAAGGGCTTGTGGAAATTGAAGCTGCTGTTTGTCTTTGTACAACTCTTAAGCTTAAGCTTTTGAATCTTAACCTTTATGTACCTTTGGCACTTCAATTGCTTCTTACTTGTGGCAAGACTCCACCTCCTGGCTACACTTGCTCTTTGTAG